One Pleurocapsa sp. PCC 7327 DNA segment encodes these proteins:
- a CDS encoding aldo/keto reductase, producing MRYKLLGHSGLRVSELCLGTMTFGEDWGWGGSYDESRKIFDLFAEAGGNFLDTANLYTNGTSEKYVGEFVAADREKWVVATKYSLNTGQGEVNAGGNHRKNMVQSVEASLKRLRMEYIDLLWLHAWDFTTPVEEVMRAFDDLVRAGKVLYIGVSDTPAWIISQANTIATLRGWTPFVGLQIEYSLRERTPERDLLPMARAFDIGVTAWSPLGGGVLTGKYNRPADESGETGRLSDPMFKISERDLKIAETVVSIANELGRSPAQVALNWLRQQPGDIIPIIGSRKVSQIQDNLACLDFQLSPEQMQRLDEVSEIELGFPHDFLKSPMVQDFAFAGSLAKIDYRRL from the coding sequence ATGCGCTACAAACTGCTAGGTCACAGCGGACTGCGAGTTTCTGAACTTTGTTTGGGAACCATGACTTTTGGTGAAGACTGGGGATGGGGAGGTTCCTACGACGAGAGTCGCAAAATCTTCGATCTCTTTGCTGAAGCAGGTGGAAATTTCCTTGACACTGCCAATTTATATACCAATGGCACGAGTGAAAAATATGTCGGCGAATTCGTTGCTGCTGACCGAGAAAAGTGGGTCGTCGCGACAAAATATTCCCTTAATACCGGACAAGGCGAAGTTAATGCAGGTGGCAACCACCGGAAAAATATGGTGCAGTCAGTCGAAGCTAGTTTGAAGCGTCTGAGGATGGAATACATCGACTTGCTATGGCTGCACGCTTGGGATTTTACCACGCCCGTTGAAGAAGTCATGCGAGCGTTTGACGATTTAGTCAGAGCCGGAAAAGTTCTCTACATCGGCGTTTCCGACACGCCTGCTTGGATTATTTCCCAAGCTAACACCATTGCCACGCTGCGCGGTTGGACTCCTTTTGTCGGTTTGCAGATCGAATATTCCTTGAGAGAACGCACGCCAGAGCGAGATTTACTGCCGATGGCGCGTGCCTTCGATATCGGAGTGACGGCATGGAGTCCCCTTGGTGGAGGCGTTTTGACAGGTAAATACAATCGTCCTGCCGATGAGTCTGGAGAAACCGGACGACTCAGCGATCCAATGTTTAAAATTAGCGAACGGGATTTGAAAATTGCAGAAACAGTTGTCAGCATCGCTAACGAACTAGGACGATCGCCCGCTCAAGTGGCTCTCAACTGGCTGCGGCAACAACCTGGCGACATCATTCCTATCATCGGTTCGCGCAAGGTTTCTCAGATCCAAGATAACCTGGCTTGTCTGGATTTTCAATTGAGTCCAGAACAGATGCAACGGTTGGATGAAGTCAGCGAGATCGAACTCGGTTTCCCCCATGATTTCTTGAAGAGTCCGATGGTTCAAGATTTCGCTTTTGCTGGATCGCTGGCAAAGATTGACTATCGTCGATTATAG
- a CDS encoding DUF3386 domain-containing protein gives MTERIEARDLFRAAYENRYTWEKNFPGYTADVTFRRGDEVFRGKVRVNPDLSGEVFEVADEQAKKEIHGQLWETAIHRIRRTFEETHGKNTFSYGDTDETGAVEILVGGKSQGDRYKVRNNEVCHVHRHIHGVVVTIDTFSSHDTGEGYLSHRYDSIYRDSKTGEVKAGRSEFEDNYEKIGKYYILTSRVIQTEENGQTVTREFGFSNVKLLEPAVV, from the coding sequence ATGACTGAAAGAATCGAAGCCCGCGATCTATTTCGCGCCGCCTATGAAAACCGCTATACTTGGGAGAAAAATTTCCCCGGATACACGGCTGATGTCACCTTCAGGCGAGGAGACGAGGTTTTTCGCGGTAAAGTTCGCGTCAATCCAGACTTGAGTGGTGAAGTATTCGAGGTAGCGGACGAACAGGCGAAAAAAGAAATTCACGGACAGTTATGGGAAACCGCCATCCACCGCATCCGCCGAACCTTTGAAGAGACTCATGGCAAAAATACATTTAGCTACGGCGATACCGATGAAACTGGGGCAGTAGAAATTCTGGTTGGCGGGAAGTCGCAAGGCGATCGCTATAAGGTTCGCAATAATGAAGTTTGTCACGTCCATCGCCACATTCACGGGGTTGTCGTGACGATCGATACTTTTAGCAGCCACGATACGGGAGAAGGTTATCTCTCCCATCGCTACGATTCTATCTACCGAGACTCCAAGACGGGCGAAGTCAAAGCGGGACGAAGCGAGTTTGAAGACAATTACGAAAAAATCGGCAAATATTACATCTTGACTAGCCGAGTTATCCAAACCGAAGAAAACGGTCAAACAGTGACCAGAGAATTCGGTTTTTCTAATGTCAAGTTGCTCGAACCTGCCGTAGTATAG
- a CDS encoding serpin family protein, which produces MQLKTPPMKQKTAIATWTITLLTFSIGLSSRLNNMALATHPDSSFKFSDMALAPKQANPNGKLVSANTQFGFRLFSEMVKTSKNQNVFFSPASVAIALSMLYNGASGATQQEMSTAMALGGIDLGAINAANQSLRGSLQNADTKVQLSIANSLWARQGFSFRHQFLKNTRQFYQAQVTNLDFASPDAVGIINLWVEESTQGKIAQIVDRINPDDAMFLINAIYFKGTWTKPFDKTQTAQQPFYLSDGTSKQHPLMYRQGNYRYYENQQFQAVSLPYGSGRLSLYVFLPKQNSNLNAFLGQLNAQNWNQWLSQFQNQKGVVKIPRFKLEYEIELKNALAALGMKTMFDGTKAEFTALTSEPVRVDRVKHKTLVEVNEEGTEASAVTSAGMQVTSADPSNPFSMVVERPFFCAIRDEQTGTIVFMGAIVAPKT; this is translated from the coding sequence TTGCAACTTAAAACCCCCCCGATGAAACAAAAAACGGCGATCGCGACTTGGACGATAACTTTATTAACGTTTTCGATCGGATTGAGTTCCCGCCTAAACAACATGGCTCTAGCTACCCACCCCGATTCCTCCTTCAAATTTAGCGACATGGCCCTAGCCCCCAAGCAAGCCAATCCCAACGGAAAACTGGTCAGTGCCAATACCCAATTTGGCTTTAGGCTATTCTCAGAAATGGTCAAAACCAGTAAAAATCAAAATGTCTTTTTCTCGCCTGCTAGCGTCGCGATCGCTCTATCGATGCTCTACAATGGCGCAAGCGGCGCAACCCAACAGGAAATGTCAACGGCAATGGCTTTGGGTGGGATAGATCTCGGAGCCATTAATGCTGCCAATCAATCTTTACGCGGATCTTTGCAAAACGCCGATACCAAAGTCCAGCTCTCCATCGCCAATTCTCTGTGGGCAAGACAGGGCTTTTCCTTTCGACATCAATTTCTCAAAAACACTCGGCAATTCTACCAGGCACAAGTCACCAACTTAGATTTTGCCAGTCCCGACGCAGTAGGAATCATTAATCTTTGGGTAGAAGAAAGTACGCAAGGCAAAATCGCTCAGATTGTCGATCGCATCAACCCCGACGACGCAATGTTTTTAATTAATGCCATTTATTTCAAAGGTACCTGGACAAAGCCGTTTGATAAAACTCAGACTGCCCAACAGCCGTTTTATCTTTCCGACGGGACATCCAAACAGCATCCCCTGATGTATCGTCAGGGGAATTATCGCTATTACGAAAACCAACAATTTCAAGCAGTTAGCTTGCCCTACGGTAGCGGACGATTGAGCTTGTACGTTTTTCTGCCCAAACAGAACAGTAACTTGAATGCTTTTTTAGGACAGTTAAACGCTCAAAATTGGAATCAATGGCTATCTCAGTTTCAAAATCAAAAAGGAGTAGTAAAAATTCCCCGCTTTAAGCTCGAATACGAAATCGAACTTAAAAATGCTCTGGCTGCTTTAGGGATGAAGACAATGTTCGACGGCACCAAAGCCGAATTTACTGCTCTGACTTCCGAACCGGTGAGGGTCGATCGCGTCAAACACAAAACTTTGGTAGAAGTTAATGAAGAGGGGACTGAAGCTTCGGCTGTCACTTCCGCTGGCATGCAAGTTACCTCGGCCGATCCTAGCAACCCGTTTTCAATGGTTGTCGAACGCCCTTTCTTCTGCGCAATTCGAGACGAGCAAACGGGAACTATTGTATTTATGGGCGCGATCGTCGCTCCAAAAACTTAA
- a CDS encoding MotA/TolQ/ExbB proton channel family protein encodes MNLPDIIQKGGPAMWPLLFLSILALSTILERLWFWARMLLKEGEVSTRILETAARNWDLASKVARENRKHPIGELLYAPLRLSEPDPDVFHLALEAAADEQLATMRRGDKILEATIAIAPLLGLLGTVLGLIYSLGDLRIGDLGTASTADVPIGIGQALYSTAAGLIVAIFSLIFYRLFQAFWSNQVRVFRKAASELELIYRQRWMEIQEQSYAFDVNDVNLETSDPLDS; translated from the coding sequence GTGAACTTACCGGACATTATTCAAAAAGGCGGGCCAGCTATGTGGCCCTTGCTGTTTTTATCTATTCTGGCGCTCAGTACCATTCTCGAACGCCTTTGGTTTTGGGCAAGAATGCTTCTCAAAGAAGGAGAGGTTTCTACTCGCATTCTCGAAACCGCAGCCCGCAATTGGGATCTGGCATCCAAGGTCGCGCGGGAAAACCGCAAACATCCAATCGGAGAATTGCTCTATGCGCCCCTACGCCTTTCCGAACCCGACCCAGATGTTTTTCATCTGGCGCTAGAAGCTGCCGCTGACGAACAGCTAGCCACAATGCGACGGGGAGATAAGATCTTAGAAGCAACGATTGCCATTGCTCCTCTGCTGGGGCTGCTCGGTACGGTATTGGGTCTGATTTATTCTTTAGGGGACCTACGGATTGGCGACTTGGGAACGGCTTCTACAGCTGATGTTCCCATCGGTATCGGTCAAGCTTTGTATTCCACGGCAGCAGGGCTGATCGTTGCCATTTTCAGTTTGATCTTTTATCGACTCTTTCAAGCCTTTTGGTCCAATCAAGTAAGAGTGTTTCGCAAAGCCGCAAGCGAGTTGGAATTAATTTATCGGCAGCGCTGGATGGAGATCCAGGAGCAATCTTATGCTTTCGATGTCAATGATGTTAATCTGGAAACGTCAGACCCCCTCGATAGCTAA
- a CDS encoding biopolymer transporter ExbD gives MKESHSRTNASRTGATPIALRYFRLWHDRTDNQEVRIEIVPLIDVVFCILIFFILAAVSFSRQQAIGLDLPKASTGKPQMREMLVVSLDDLGQVYVEQQLVTSNQLFQALKNYHQYNPNGLIVLHASRNASYNEVVRVLDMLREVGGNRVALATLPGESEASEAIQGNLTPNFNNNLPSGTNLPGGSPYSLPPNLPPSTPNSGLGNSQSNPYAPSVPSLPSPPNTTHGRNN, from the coding sequence ATGAAAGAATCACATTCTCGAACAAACGCGAGCCGTACTGGGGCTACCCCAATAGCCTTACGTTACTTTAGGCTGTGGCACGATCGCACGGATAATCAAGAGGTACGGATTGAAATCGTACCGCTAATTGACGTTGTTTTTTGTATCTTAATCTTCTTTATTTTGGCTGCTGTTAGTTTTTCTCGCCAGCAAGCGATCGGCTTAGATTTACCCAAAGCCAGTACCGGCAAGCCTCAGATGCGAGAAATGCTAGTCGTCAGCCTCGACGATTTGGGACAAGTCTATGTCGAACAACAACTCGTGACTAGCAATCAGCTGTTTCAAGCCCTCAAAAACTATCATCAGTATAATCCCAACGGATTAATAGTTCTTCACGCCTCCAGAAATGCTAGCTACAACGAAGTGGTTCGAGTCTTGGACATGCTGCGGGAGGTAGGCGGCAATCGCGTGGCGCTAGCGACTTTACCTGGTGAATCGGAAGCATCGGAAGCAATACAAGGAAATTTGACTCCTAACTTCAACAACAACTTGCCTTCGGGAACGAATTTGCCCGGAGGTTCTCCCTATTCTCTGCCGCCGAACTTGCCTCCTTCTACGCCCAATTCTGGGTTGGGCAACTCTCAATCCAATCCCTATGCTCCCTCCGTTCCTAGCTTACCCAGTCCCCCCAATACGACTCACGGCAGAAACAATTAA
- a CDS encoding extracellular solute-binding protein: protein MLSRRSFLVGTGTIALAQCLAGCNNRQTALQILLLQGTIPPQLIGSFHGQIDREKAFSFKPEAQLKDLFDLLRIWQQKPQNQSAWYDRMPVIGKETPTSADLVTLGDYWLEKAIVEQLIRPLNVNDLTGWQRLPTRWQALVRRNEQGMPDERGQIWGAPYRWGSTLIAYRQEEFEKLGWLPTDWGDLWREELRDRISLLDQPREVIGLTLKKLKHSYNSQDLNKIPNLKSELLSLHRQVKFYSSDRYLQPLILGDTWLAVGWSSDILALTERYRTIKAVIPRSGTSLWADIWVQPASVQETSDRTSLLKQWIDFCWQTQSANQISLFTNAASPIVLNLKADELSKDIRKNPLLLIEPQILDKCEFLYPLPAQVQKEYETLWRQVRETGRQGDRGSGKSD from the coding sequence ATGCTTAGCCGTCGCTCCTTTTTAGTCGGTACGGGAACAATAGCACTCGCGCAATGCTTGGCTGGATGTAACAATCGGCAAACAGCCTTGCAAATTTTGCTGCTACAAGGAACTATCCCGCCGCAGCTAATTGGGTCATTTCATGGGCAAATAGATCGCGAAAAAGCATTTTCCTTCAAACCAGAGGCTCAACTCAAAGATCTCTTTGATTTGCTAAGAATTTGGCAGCAAAAACCTCAAAATCAGTCAGCGTGGTACGATAGAATGCCTGTGATTGGCAAGGAGACACCTACTAGCGCCGATTTAGTAACTTTGGGGGACTATTGGCTGGAGAAGGCAATTGTTGAACAATTAATTCGACCGTTAAATGTCAACGATCTAACCGGATGGCAGCGATTACCTACTCGCTGGCAGGCATTGGTAAGGCGAAACGAGCAAGGGATGCCCGACGAACGAGGTCAAATTTGGGGCGCGCCCTATCGTTGGGGCAGCACTCTGATTGCCTATCGCCAGGAGGAGTTTGAGAAGTTAGGTTGGTTGCCCACGGATTGGGGAGATTTGTGGCGAGAGGAATTGCGCGATCGCATTTCTCTTTTAGACCAACCGCGAGAAGTTATCGGTCTGACGCTCAAAAAACTCAAGCATTCCTACAACAGCCAAGATTTGAACAAAATTCCCAACCTAAAATCGGAGCTATTGTCGCTGCACCGACAGGTAAAATTCTACAGTTCAGATCGCTATCTCCAGCCTTTGATTTTAGGCGACACTTGGCTTGCCGTGGGGTGGTCTAGCGATATCCTCGCCCTAACAGAGCGCTATCGAACTATTAAAGCAGTCATTCCGCGATCGGGTACCTCTCTTTGGGCAGATATATGGGTACAGCCTGCCTCTGTACAAGAAACTAGCGATCGCACTTCTCTATTAAAGCAGTGGATTGATTTCTGTTGGCAAACTCAGTCAGCCAATCAAATTTCTCTGTTTACCAATGCTGCCTCCCCAATCGTACTCAACCTTAAAGCCGACGAATTGTCTAAAGACATCCGTAAAAATCCTTTGCTGCTAATCGAACCTCAAATTTTAGACAAGTGCGAGTTTCTCTATCCCCTTCCCGCTCAAGTCCAGAAGGAATACGAGACTCTCTGGCGGCAGGTGCGGGAGACTGGAAGACAAGGAGACAGGGGATCGGGCAAATCTGACTGA
- a CDS encoding chloride channel protein, protein MTTALPESKVLLPPTPKPVSLSDRLTSFLNRLQPSPEVLVLISALFIGGSTGLALILFHHLIALFQTLAFNELLDYISPWGAWMVAFIPILGGCLVGLMRWQFSEFFGQGLLALLSDTRVQPLSPLRPAIEMLAAAVSLGTGASLGPEGPSVEIGANVGIILGQVFQVSKERYRLLLGAGAAAGLAAGFNAPIAGVFFALEVVLGTTFTTPAASLILLSAVVSAVIARICMGARPAFDLPPYQVLSNWEWLLYLGLGLLASLVSMLFVWGIQFFQASFQGKVPGLVWLGKLPEAIKPVIGGACVGLVALQFSQVLGVGYGTIEVILKGKESYSLPLLCLLLLFKLLLTGICLGSGLVGGIFAPAMFLGACLGAIYGNILTLALPVEIAPTAAYAMVGMAAVLASSAKAPLTAIILLFELTQNYLIILPLMTAVGVSVWIVERLKSSQSLPDLKLQQMGVNLEKQEEQEPLEHLPTALVMGHSYLGLPASMSLLEAGQIMCQNKCHTALVLDEMQQLAGIISLADIKRRLVLPIKEPSAELHPIDRIIEQPLREICIEEVLYAHEDEPVNEVLVRMEARGLYLLPVVERDNLRKVLGVVERHQIGLASDLAETQKVLRDYLPEPVISDELPTFSRQLEAASASALPITSSDESH, encoded by the coding sequence ATGACTACTGCCCTGCCCGAATCCAAAGTTCTTCTCCCGCCAACGCCCAAGCCAGTTTCCCTATCCGATCGCTTAACCAGTTTTCTCAATCGCTTGCAACCGTCGCCAGAAGTCCTGGTGTTGATTTCTGCTCTGTTTATTGGCGGCAGCACGGGACTGGCGCTGATCCTCTTCCATCATCTAATCGCTCTGTTTCAAACCCTAGCTTTTAACGAGCTACTCGATTATATTTCGCCCTGGGGAGCTTGGATGGTAGCCTTCATTCCCATCTTAGGCGGATGCTTGGTCGGGTTGATGCGATGGCAGTTTTCAGAGTTCTTCGGGCAGGGATTATTAGCTTTGCTGAGCGACACGAGGGTGCAGCCGCTCTCCCCCCTACGACCCGCGATCGAGATGCTAGCAGCAGCCGTTTCGCTAGGAACGGGCGCTTCTCTAGGACCGGAAGGTCCCAGTGTCGAAATTGGTGCTAACGTCGGCATCATCTTAGGACAGGTCTTTCAAGTCTCTAAAGAACGCTATCGACTTCTGCTCGGTGCCGGGGCAGCCGCAGGGTTAGCGGCAGGATTCAACGCGCCCATTGCTGGGGTTTTCTTTGCTCTAGAAGTCGTATTGGGAACCACCTTCACCACCCCAGCCGCCAGTCTAATTCTCTTATCAGCCGTCGTCTCGGCAGTCATTGCTCGGATCTGTATGGGGGCGCGTCCGGCTTTCGATCTCCCTCCCTATCAGGTTTTGAGTAACTGGGAATGGCTCCTTTACTTGGGATTGGGCTTATTGGCTAGTCTTGTTTCTATGCTTTTCGTATGGGGAATTCAATTTTTTCAAGCGAGTTTTCAAGGAAAAGTTCCTGGCTTGGTTTGGTTGGGAAAACTTCCTGAGGCGATAAAACCCGTTATTGGAGGAGCTTGTGTCGGTTTGGTAGCCCTACAATTTTCTCAAGTTCTCGGCGTTGGTTATGGAACGATAGAGGTCATTCTCAAAGGAAAAGAATCCTATTCGTTGCCGCTGCTGTGCCTGCTGTTACTCTTCAAATTGCTCCTGACGGGAATTTGTTTGGGCAGTGGTTTGGTGGGAGGAATTTTTGCTCCCGCCATGTTTTTGGGAGCTTGTTTGGGAGCGATTTATGGCAATATCTTGACGCTAGCACTACCAGTTGAGATTGCCCCGACCGCTGCCTATGCGATGGTGGGAATGGCAGCCGTGTTAGCTAGCAGCGCCAAAGCTCCTCTGACGGCGATTATTCTCCTATTTGAGTTGACCCAAAACTACCTCATCATTCTTCCTTTGATGACTGCGGTGGGAGTTAGCGTTTGGATAGTCGAGCGCTTGAAATCGAGCCAGTCGCTCCCAGATCTCAAACTGCAACAAATGGGAGTGAACTTGGAAAAGCAGGAAGAACAAGAGCCTTTAGAGCATTTACCGACTGCCTTAGTTATGGGGCACTCTTATTTAGGCTTGCCCGCTTCTATGTCTTTATTAGAGGCAGGTCAGATCATGTGTCAGAATAAATGTCATACGGCTTTAGTGCTTGATGAGATGCAGCAGCTCGCAGGAATTATCTCGCTGGCTGATATCAAGCGCAGGCTCGTTCTCCCAATCAAAGAGCCGTCCGCAGAACTCCATCCAATCGATCGCATTATCGAGCAACCACTCCGAGAGATTTGTATCGAGGAAGTTCTCTACGCTCACGAGGACGAACCCGTTAATGAAGTTTTGGTAAGAATGGAAGCGAGGGGGCTGTATTTGCTGCCCGTGGTAGAACGAGATAATCTTCGCAAGGTATTGGGAGTGGTCGAACGACATCAGATTGGTTTAGCAAGCGATCTAGCCGAGACGCAGAAAGTACTCCGTGACTATTTACCCGAACCAGTTATCAGTGACGAGTTACCGACGTTCTCCCGCCAGCTGGAGGCAGCTTCTGCCTCGGCTTTGCCGATTACCAGTTCGGACGAATCCCATTGA
- a CDS encoding PhzF family phenazine biosynthesis protein yields the protein MRHKFYTADVFTDRIFGGNPLAVLPNAQGLNAQQMQRVAKGFNLSETVFVLPAETSQGTRRLRIFTPATEIPFAGHPTVGTAYILSAIGEIALQGEVTTVIFEEGIGMVPVKIRAEAGKPIYSELTASQLPQFGSESPPIAELASMLSLEISDLLNGEDYPQAVSCGLPFLFIPLRDREALGRVKLNRERWQQLLSNYWTSSVYPFCYDPELEGSDIRARMFDPGFGIQEDPATGSAATALAGYLGTRHPLTDGTLKWVVEQGFEMGRPSILQVEADKENNQIKEIRVGGSSVLVSEGIIEIPELESL from the coding sequence ATGCGCCATAAATTTTACACAGCCGATGTTTTTACCGATCGCATCTTTGGCGGCAATCCTTTAGCCGTTCTTCCCAATGCACAAGGATTGAACGCCCAGCAAATGCAACGGGTAGCGAAGGGATTTAACCTCTCAGAAACCGTATTTGTCCTTCCTGCCGAAACTTCCCAAGGCACTCGCCGCCTGCGAATTTTTACGCCTGCTACTGAAATTCCTTTTGCAGGTCATCCTACCGTAGGAACGGCTTACATTCTCAGTGCCATTGGAGAAATCGCGCTGCAAGGCGAAGTGACAACAGTCATCTTTGAAGAAGGCATCGGTATGGTTCCGGTGAAAATTCGTGCCGAAGCAGGTAAACCTATCTATAGCGAACTGACTGCCTCACAATTGCCCCAATTTGGTTCCGAATCGCCTCCTATTGCCGAACTTGCCTCAATGCTGTCTCTAGAAATCTCTGATTTGCTCAATGGAGAAGATTATCCGCAAGCGGTTTCCTGTGGCTTACCGTTTCTGTTTATTCCCTTGCGCGATCGCGAGGCACTAGGACGAGTGAAACTGAATCGAGAACGCTGGCAACAATTGCTGTCGAACTACTGGACATCCTCAGTCTATCCCTTTTGCTACGATCCAGAGCTAGAGGGATCGGACATTAGGGCGCGAATGTTCGATCCGGGATTTGGGATCCAAGAAGATCCCGCTACAGGTTCGGCTGCAACTGCGCTGGCAGGTTATTTAGGAACTCGTCATCCCCTAACCGATGGAACTTTAAAATGGGTTGTCGAGCAAGGTTTCGAGATGGGAAGACCTAGCATTCTTCAAGTGGAGGCTGATAAAGAAAATAACCAAATCAAAGAAATTCGAGTTGGGGGATCTTCAGTGTTAGTTAGCGAGGGAATAATAGAGATCCCGGAACTTGAGAGCTTATGA
- a CDS encoding response regulator, with amino-acid sequence MSSIEFSARKQTELFDLLKQRQFSGQLLLADSKQRRWTFYLSAGRIIYVGGGIHPTRRWQRNLVLAASHIPEIPAHPSIWQRVLEKNAPESLRFGWEYQLLCFWVDRQELTFEQATKTIWFDLVEVLFDLNQVGEVSFKLREDKLLSARLVAIEAQDAIAIAEKLWLAWQAASATEYSPHMALAIEHPEKLRQYFSDRQYQSLLELGNGQNTLHDLAVRLKREVVTIIRLFLPYIASDLMKLIDIPDLPPPVCLPMLPQFVSSATPTQQPLIACVDDSPLICYFMETIVKQTNCRFIAIDDSQQAIKILSNCRPDLIFLDLVMPKADGYEICTQLRKLPMFRRTPIVILTGNDGIIDRVKARLVGASGFINKPVKSEIVIGILRKYFKTIVGQSLLDPDDEVKYRGRPVR; translated from the coding sequence ATGTCTTCGATCGAGTTTTCTGCCAGAAAGCAGACTGAGTTATTTGACCTATTAAAGCAGCGTCAATTTAGCGGTCAACTATTGCTAGCTGACTCGAAACAACGACGATGGACTTTTTATCTATCCGCAGGTCGTATCATCTACGTTGGTGGAGGCATCCATCCTACCAGGCGATGGCAAAGAAATTTAGTCCTAGCCGCTTCGCATATCCCTGAGATTCCCGCTCATCCTTCGATCTGGCAAAGAGTTTTAGAAAAAAATGCTCCCGAAAGCCTTCGGTTTGGCTGGGAGTATCAGCTATTATGCTTTTGGGTAGATCGACAAGAGCTGACTTTCGAGCAAGCCACCAAGACAATCTGGTTCGATCTAGTAGAAGTCTTATTCGATCTAAATCAGGTAGGGGAAGTTTCGTTCAAATTGCGCGAGGATAAGTTGCTTTCTGCTAGATTAGTAGCTATTGAAGCTCAAGATGCGATCGCGATTGCCGAGAAACTTTGGCTGGCTTGGCAAGCAGCTAGCGCCACAGAGTATTCTCCTCACATGGCATTGGCAATCGAACATCCAGAAAAACTTAGGCAATATTTTTCAGATCGCCAATATCAATCACTGCTCGAACTGGGTAACGGACAAAATACTCTACACGATTTAGCCGTTCGACTCAAGCGAGAAGTCGTTACTATCATCCGTTTATTTTTGCCCTACATCGCCTCGGATTTGATGAAACTAATCGACATTCCCGATTTACCCCCACCAGTTTGCCTACCCATGTTGCCACAATTTGTCTCATCGGCAACACCAACTCAACAGCCGTTGATTGCCTGCGTCGATGATAGTCCTCTGATTTGTTATTTTATGGAAACGATCGTCAAACAAACCAATTGTCGGTTTATCGCGATCGATGATTCCCAGCAAGCCATCAAGATTTTGTCAAATTGCCGACCGGATCTCATTTTCTTAGATTTAGTCATGCCCAAAGCCGACGGCTATGAAATTTGCACTCAGTTACGCAAGCTTCCCATGTTTCGCCGCACTCCTATTGTCATTCTGACTGGCAACGATGGAATTATCGATCGCGTTAAAGCTAGGCTTGTAGGCGCTTCGGGTTTCATCAATAAACCAGTCAAGTCAGAGATAGTTATAGGCATCCTCCGCAAGTATTTCAAAACAATTGTCGGGCAATCGCTCCTCGATCCGGACGACGAAGTTAAATATAGAGGTCGTCCGGTGAGATAG